A single region of the Pseudomonas solani genome encodes:
- a CDS encoding DnaT-like ssDNA-binding protein, with protein MPDFYGTLAGAEAYHVARGNAAWTGEDALRHAALVRASSFVDGLGTRLPEPGKAVLAFPGHKVGGRSQLLQWPRAGAIDRNGDAIDPGQVPVEVEYATYEAALRELTAPGSLRPDFVRAGAVKREKVGPLETEFFDNSEAGADAVLPVLATVDQLLAPLMVRRSLAPAVRVV; from the coding sequence GCGCCGAGGCCTACCATGTTGCGCGCGGCAATGCCGCGTGGACCGGCGAAGATGCGCTGCGGCACGCCGCTCTGGTGCGCGCGTCGTCGTTCGTTGACGGGCTCGGCACCAGGCTGCCAGAGCCTGGCAAGGCCGTGCTGGCGTTCCCCGGCCACAAGGTCGGCGGGCGCTCGCAATTGCTGCAGTGGCCGCGCGCTGGTGCGATCGATCGCAACGGCGATGCAATCGACCCCGGCCAGGTGCCGGTCGAAGTGGAATACGCCACCTACGAGGCGGCTCTACGCGAACTGACCGCCCCCGGCAGCCTGCGGCCGGACTTCGTGCGCGCCGGGGCGGTGAAGCGCGAGAAGGTGGGCCCGCTGGAAACCGAGTTCTTCGACAACTCCGAAGCCGGCGCCGATGCGGTGCTACCGGTGCTGGCCACCGTGGACCAGCTGCTGGCCCCGTTGATGGTGCGGCGCAGCCTGGCGCCCGCGGTGCGCGTCGTATGA
- a CDS encoding HK97 gp10 family phage protein — translation MASRYAGLQGSFSQQLQRFAEQTLDDMDEVFRRVVIEIGTTVIRLSPVDTGRFRGNWQFTIDQPAAASLNAFDKEGHETIARLVADVQHLSFGQTAYLVNNLVYAIPLEYGHSSQAPTGMVRITLAIFQHLVDEAIREVTS, via the coding sequence ATGGCCAGCCGTTATGCCGGCCTGCAGGGCAGTTTCTCCCAACAGCTGCAACGGTTCGCCGAGCAGACCCTCGACGACATGGACGAGGTGTTCCGCCGCGTGGTGATCGAGATCGGCACTACGGTGATTCGCCTGTCGCCGGTGGACACCGGGCGCTTCCGGGGGAACTGGCAGTTCACCATCGACCAACCGGCCGCCGCCAGCCTCAACGCCTTCGACAAGGAGGGGCACGAGACCATCGCCCGCCTCGTGGCCGACGTGCAGCACCTCAGCTTCGGCCAGACCGCTTACCTGGTGAATAACCTGGTCTACGCGATCCCGCTCGAGTACGGGCACAGCAGCCAGGCGCCCACCGGCATGGTGCGGATCACCCTGGCCATCTTCCAGCACCTTGTCGACGAGGCAATCCGAGAGGTCACGTCATGA
- a CDS encoding DUF4128 domain-containing protein: MSHARARRAIEALLAPWAEARPIEVAFGAEPFTPPEGEIYLRAFLLPASTLSRYLGGEAYEFTGVYQVSIVVPNGRPAAEPEQLVDELADLFPVDMALSNGGFEGLVLTPVHPGPSIVEGTTYTVPTSFTYQGAADK; this comes from the coding sequence ATGAGCCACGCACGCGCACGACGCGCTATCGAGGCGCTTCTGGCGCCTTGGGCTGAGGCCCGGCCGATCGAAGTTGCCTTCGGCGCCGAGCCCTTTACGCCACCAGAGGGCGAGATCTACCTGCGCGCCTTCCTGCTTCCAGCCAGCACCCTGAGCCGCTACTTGGGCGGTGAGGCCTACGAGTTCACCGGGGTCTACCAGGTCAGCATCGTGGTGCCCAACGGGCGCCCAGCAGCTGAGCCCGAGCAGCTGGTGGACGAGCTTGCGGACCTGTTCCCCGTCGACATGGCGCTCAGCAATGGCGGGTTCGAGGGCCTGGTGCTCACCCCCGTTCACCCTGGGCCCAGCATCGTCGAGGGCACCACCTACACCGTTCCAACCAGCTTCACCTACCAAGGTGCGGCCGACAAATAG
- a CDS encoding phage tail protein, with the protein MAARFPLPNGAVLEIASAFSAAIAFTAITNAAPPVVTSDDHGLLNGAVVMLESGWAGITDRATAAASVTADTLALAGLKTTNPQKFTAGAGLGNLIPVSTWMQISKVTAFSVTGGDQNFLTVGYLEDDDDRQAPTNRNPITVSVTVEDQPAAGYVGVVEDYSDTKELTVLRLKLPNGDQLLYPGYVSITSTPTMERNNLMTRTITVGLSGRPVRINAA; encoded by the coding sequence ATGGCCGCACGCTTCCCGCTGCCCAACGGCGCTGTTCTGGAAATCGCTTCCGCATTCAGCGCCGCCATCGCTTTCACCGCCATCACCAACGCCGCTCCCCCGGTGGTCACTTCCGACGATCACGGCCTGCTGAACGGCGCCGTCGTCATGCTCGAATCCGGCTGGGCGGGCATTACCGATCGCGCCACCGCCGCCGCGAGCGTCACCGCTGACACTCTCGCGCTTGCTGGGCTGAAGACCACCAACCCGCAGAAGTTCACCGCTGGCGCCGGCCTCGGCAACCTGATCCCGGTCTCCACCTGGATGCAGATCTCCAAAGTCACCGCCTTCTCCGTCACCGGTGGCGACCAGAACTTCCTCACCGTCGGCTACCTGGAGGACGACGACGATCGCCAGGCGCCCACCAACCGAAACCCCATCACGGTGTCCGTGACCGTTGAGGACCAGCCGGCCGCCGGCTACGTCGGCGTGGTGGAGGACTACAGCGACACCAAGGAGCTGACGGTGCTTCGCCTGAAGCTGCCCAACGGTGACCAGCTCCTCTACCCGGGCTACGTGAGCATCACCAGCACCCCGACGATGGAGCGGAACAACCTCATGACCCGAACCATCACCGTCGGCCTGTCGGGCCGCCCGGTGCGCATCAACGCCGCGTAA
- a CDS encoding phage tail assembly chaperone — protein MAKYSISQEPTFTLDVTIPRIGGEPIQVPFTFHFLDRIKFAAYVDRKDEERRAVFELLKDGSVSVADITKRSTAFQLQELKVVVKDWGFDEPYNAKNLAALVGGLAAVPDAVLAAFEGGYAPARLGN, from the coding sequence ATGGCCAAGTACAGTATCTCCCAGGAACCGACCTTTACCCTGGACGTGACCATCCCGCGCATCGGCGGTGAGCCGATCCAGGTGCCGTTCACCTTCCATTTCCTCGATCGCATCAAGTTCGCGGCCTATGTCGACCGCAAGGATGAAGAGCGGCGCGCTGTTTTCGAGCTGCTCAAAGACGGCAGCGTCTCCGTTGCGGATATCACCAAGCGCTCCACGGCCTTCCAGCTGCAGGAGTTGAAGGTGGTGGTGAAGGACTGGGGCTTCGACGAGCCCTACAACGCGAAGAACCTGGCCGCCCTGGTGGGAGGCCTGGCCGCAGTGCCCGACGCGGTGTTGGCAGCCTTCGAAGGCGGCTACGCCCCGGCCCGCCTGGGAAACTGA
- a CDS encoding DUF1799 domain-containing protein — MADIPEETLQVYPENWDAFRVFETMRTQWRTGMCGATGLDYTAIPAVIDLLNIPADRRQLFGDLRVMEFEALDVMAEQRIQESS; from the coding sequence CTGGCCGACATCCCCGAGGAGACCCTGCAGGTGTACCCGGAAAACTGGGACGCCTTCCGGGTCTTCGAGACGATGCGGACGCAGTGGCGCACCGGTATGTGCGGTGCGACCGGTCTCGACTACACCGCCATCCCCGCCGTTATTGACCTCCTCAACATCCCCGCCGATCGCCGGCAGCTCTTCGGTGACCTCCGTGTCATGGAGTTCGAAGCGCTGGACGTGATGGCAGAGCAACGCATCCAGGAATCCTCATGA